In Cololabis saira isolate AMF1-May2022 chromosome 1, fColSai1.1, whole genome shotgun sequence, the following proteins share a genomic window:
- the dlc1 gene encoding rho GTPase-activating protein 7 isoform X2 yields MILTQIEAKEACTWLRAAGFPQYAQLYEDALFPIDISSVTRDHDFLDRDAIEALCRRLNTLNKCALMRLDITPQRKRSEDSDEDEPCAISGRWTFQRDSKRWSRMEELEVFSSLPADAAQPSFAKDQASQKGQPALREGTSSESVLTDLSEQPEVGSLHSSGSGGRGEEKSHGAALANEAAPAGATRASSVASMCSSSGTGGSGGANEDSLSDGLPPSPLETLRQFTYDVKTGMVGGGGLDQGGGGGKNTRSRAKSFLKRMESLRIRSGSSSKRKKRGSGSGGGGKIEISGPVIKEGLDDDKLRSLNCVDISSINFNHHRNPTQTMTLNRNRSVSYSTQTSNGSTGSTGSSQSEASSGSAVSTPSPVTRARSHSTAASSGKRGGMYLEGFDPFSVIQEASGRQPPAPKSAPAVPCQATDGMSSDEQNRRNNRAFQDKSRRDDEEEEEEEEDEDGAMLFFYLPEGHKPGTFPKALKDGSSRNNNGNENGNSVILRGRQSRRQRRASSGSVDSPRLSFYDNVPYAEREEEEGDERKLEEVLQHVSGLQRFVNAWSDAVACEEEDEEEDEEEEGDSDSALDSASPCPSSPLQNQLEETENGSDQDSTGNPLGEADDGMRERRDSGVGASLTRTSRPQKLRWPSFQNSHRPSLASAQLQISCQSVLQMNLLQKLSLLQLTALLEKHTPTNKHGFSWAVPKFMKRIKVRDYKDRNVFGVPLQVIVQRTGQPLPQGIQQAMRYLRNQCLDQVGLFRKSGVKSRIQALRQMNEASGADGGGVNYEGQSAYDVADMLKQYFRDLPEPLLTSKLSETFLQIYQYMPKELRLQATRAAVLLLPDENREALRTLLCLLSDVTASVGENQMTPTNLAVCLAPSLFHLNTLRRKESSSPRVMNRKQTLGKPDQRDLNENLAATHGLAHMIQECRKLFRIPEEMNRCRNSYVEQALPPLRLEELAGEDAGDGGYRAFLQDGLDALLKEAKDKFRGYDSCSTPEHVELACRKVHDGFPLRLWKATVEIPASPEEVLTRLLREQRLWDEDLLESRVVETLDERTEMYQYVRNTMAPHPTRDHLVLRTWATDLPKGACALLCSSVDHEGVPAVGVRANVLTSRYFIEPSGANKSRLTHISRIDCRGRFPEWYNKLYGHLCAAEVARIRESFIIPTDK; encoded by the exons ATGATACTAACGC AGATTGAAGCAAAAGAGGCCTGTACCTGGCTCCGAGCAGCGGGGTTCCCACAGTACGCCCAGCTGTACGAAG ATGCCCTGTTTCCCATTGATATATCTTCAGTTACCAGAGACCACGACTTCCTTGATCGGGACGCCATCGAGGCTCTCTGCAG gaGACTGAACACCCTCAACAAGTGTGCTTTAATGAGGCTGGACATAACGCCACAAAGAAAGAGA AGCGAAGACTCAGACGAGGACGAGCCGTGTGCCATCAGCGGCCGATGGACCTTCCAGAGGGACAGCAAGCGCTGGTCCCggatggaggagctggaggttTTCTCCTCGCTCCCCGCAGACGCCGCCCAGCCCTCGTTCGCCAAGGACCAAGCGTCCCAGAAGGGCCAGCCGGCCCTGCGGGAGGGCACCAGCTCGGAGAGCGTGCTCACCGACCTCAGCGAGCAGCCCGAGGTGGGCTCCCTCCACAGCAGCGGCAgcggagggagaggagaggagaagagccACGGCGCCGCCCTGGCGAACGAAGCCGCGCCCGCCGGGGCCACGCGCGCCAGCTCCGTGGCCAGCATGTGCTCGTCCTCGGGCACCGGCGGGTCGGGAGGCGCCAACGAGGACTCCCTGTCCGACGGGTTGCCCCCGTCGCCCCTGGAGACGCTTCGGCAGTTCACTTACGACGTCAAAACGGGGATGGTGGGAGGAGGAGGCCTGGACCAAGGCGGAGGCGGCGGGAAAAACACGCGTTCCCGGGCGAAGAGCTTCCTCAAGAGGATGGAGAGTCTGCGGATCCGGAGCGGCTCATCCtccaagaggaagaagagagggaGTGGGAGCGGCGGCGGCGGAAAAATCGAAATCAGCGGCCCCGTCATCAAAGAGGGCCTGGACGATGACAAACTCCGCAGCCTGAACTGCGTGGACATCTCCAGCATCAACTTCAACCACCACCGCAATCCCACGCAGACCATGACTCTGAACCGGAACCGCTCCGTGTCGTACTCCACGcagaccagcaacggcagcaccGGCAGCACCGGCAGCAGCCAGTCGGAAGCTAGCAGCGGCAGCGCGGTGAGCACGCCCAGCCCGGTGACCCGGGCCCGCAGCCACAGCACCGCGGCGAGCTCCGGGAAGAGAGGGGGCATGTATCTAGAAGGCTTTGACCCTTTCAGCGTCATCCAAGAAGCTTCGGGCCGACAGCCGCCGGCCCCCAAATCCGCCCCTGCCGTCCCCTGCCAAGCTACCGACGGGATGTCGAGCGACGAGCAGAACCGCAGGAACAACCGCGCTTTTCAAGACAAAAGCAGGCGGGACgacgaagaggaggaggaggaggaggaggacgaagaCGGGGCCATGCTCTTTTTCTATTTACCCGAAGGCCACAAGCCGGGAACTTTCCCCAAAGCCCTGAAGGACGGGAGTTCACGTAACAACAACGGGAACGAGAACGGGAACTCCGTGATCCTCAGGGGTCGGCAGAGCAGACGCCAGCGCCGCGCCTCCTCGGGCTCCGTCGACAGCCCCAGGCTCAGTTTTTACGACAACGTCCCCTACGCcgagagggaggaggaagaagggGACGAACGGAAGCTGGAGGAAGTGCTGCAGCACGTTAGCGGCCTGCAGCGCTTCGTCAACGCCTGGTCGGACGCCGTGGCCTGcgaagaggaggacgaggaggaggacgaggaagaggagggcgACTCCGACTCGGCGCTGGACTCGGCGTCTCCCTGTCCGTCCTCCCCTCTGCAGAACCAGCTGGAAGAGACGGAGAACGGGAGCGACCAGGACAGCACGGGAAACCCGCTGGGCGAGGCCGACGACGGgatgagagagaggagagattcAGGCGTCGGAGCATCGCTCACTCGGACCAGCAG ACCGCAGAAACTCCGCTGGCCGAGCTTCCAGAACTCCCATCGGCCCAGCCTGGCCTCCGCCCAGCTGCAGATCAGCTGCCAGTCCGTGCTGCAGATGAACCTCCTGCAGAAACTCTCCCTCCTGCAGCTCACGGCACTGCTGGAAAAACACACGCCGACAAACAAACACGGATTCAGCTG GGCTGTGCCAAAGTTTATGAAGCGGATAAAGGTGCGCGACTATAAAGACAGGAATGTGTTCGGTGTGCCGCTGCAAGTCATCGTCCAGCGGACCGGCCAGCCCCTTCCTCAGGGAATCCAGCAAGCCATGCGTTATTTACGCAACCAGTGTCTCGACCAG GTCGGTCTGTTCAGGAAGTCTGGAGTGAAATCTCGTATCCAGGCTCTCCGTCAGATGAACGAGGCGAGCGGCGCGGACGGCGGGGGCGTCAACTACGAGGGCCAGTCGGCGTACGACGTGGCAGACATGCTGAAGCAGTATTTCCGAGACCTGCCCGAGCCGCTGCTCACGAGCAAACTGTCGGAGACTTTCCTGCAGATCTATCAGT ACATGCCGAAGGAGCTGCGTCTCCAGGCGACCCGCGCCGCTGTGCTGCTGCTCCCGGACGAGAACCGAGAGGCGCTGCGGACGCTGCTGTGTCTGCTCAGCGACGTGACGGCCAGCGTGGGCGAGAACCAGATGACGCCGACCAACCTGGCCGTCTGTCTGGCCCCGTCGCTCTTCCACCTCAACACGCTGCGCCGCAAAGAGAGCTCCTCGCCCAG GGTGATGAACCGGAAGCAGACGTTGGGGAAGCCGGACCAGAGGGACCTGAACGAGAACCTGGCCGCCACTCACGGCCTGGCACACATGATCCAGGAGTGCAGGAAGCTCTTCAGG ATCCCTGAAGAAATGAATCGCTGCAGGAACTCGTACGTGGAGCAGGCTCTGCCGCCCCTGCggctggaggagctggcggGCGAAGACGCCGGGGACGGAGGCTACAGGGCCTTTCTGCAGGACGGCTTAGACGCCCTGCTCAAGGAGGCCAAGGACAAGTTCAGAGGTTACGACAGCTGCTCCACCCCGGAGCACGTGGAGCTGGCCTGCAGGAAG GTGCATGACGGGTTTCCGCTGCGGCTGTGGAAAGCGACCGTGGAGATTCCCGCGAGTCCCGAGGAGGTTCTGACGCGGCTGCTGCGAGAGCAGCGGCTCTGGGACGAGGACCTGCTGGAGAGCCGGGTGGTGGAGACGCTGGACGAGAGGACGGAGATGTACCAGTACGTCAGGAACACCATGGCCCCGCATCCCACCAGAGACCACCTGGTGCTCAG AACCTGGGCAACGGACCTGCCGAAGGGAGCGTGTGCTCTCCTGTGCTCGTCCGTGGACCACGAGGGGGTGCCGGCCGTGGGCGTCCGCGCCAACGTCCTCACGTCACGATACTTCATAGAGCCGTCGGGGGCCAACAAATCCCGACTCACACACATCTCCAGAATCGACTGCAG GGGTCGTTTCCCAGAGTGGTACAATAAACTTTACGGACACTTGTGTGCTGCTGAGGTGGCGCGGATACGAGAATCCTTCATCATACCCA